From one Myxococcales bacterium genomic stretch:
- a CDS encoding thiamine pyrophosphate-binding protein, with protein sequence MDRHILTGQRIERARRIAQAGGLEPALADGSLPRYIDTTLSEALVLGLLRQGVRKYIGILGHGSTEIGEVLRIYEAQGLVKTYAVRSEVEAGHAAMALRWVTGEKAAVVTSIGPGALHAFASSLAAASDGVGVWYLFGDETTEDEGPNMQQIPKHEQGLFHQMCATLGEAYSLHTPAALGPALQRGLCRVDDPHFAGPFFLLLPLNTQPAPLVHFNLDELPAGRPPRLGPAADEAAYREAVAALTAAERVTVKLGGGARAAGPEIQELLELTDAVAVLNPIATGTIPYDHPRNMLVGGSKGSICGNHAMEEADLIVAVGTRAVCQSDSSRTGYPRAAKVINLNTDPRAALHYTRTVALVGDAAATLRRLNELLRAAGRPAKKSKWLEACAAKRREWEAFKQERFDRPALLDEMWQAEVLTQPAAIKIATDWARAHDAVTFFDAGDVQANGFQIVEDDRIGRTFTETGASYMGFAVSALLSTALADRSFYGLALSGDGSFVMNPQILLDGVEHGARGCILLLDNRRMAAISSLQLAQYGKDYATNDAVRVDYRQWAAAIQGVLALDGGRTPESLRAALAEAYAHPGLSLIHLPVYFGPDPLGGLGAFGRWNVGNWVENVQALRHKIGL encoded by the coding sequence ATGGATCGCCATATTCTGACCGGTCAACGGATCGAACGCGCGCGACGCATCGCCCAGGCTGGTGGTTTGGAGCCGGCGCTCGCGGACGGCAGTCTGCCGCGTTATATCGACACGACGCTTTCCGAAGCCCTGGTGCTCGGGCTGTTGCGGCAGGGCGTGCGCAAGTACATCGGCATTCTCGGCCACGGCTCGACCGAAATCGGCGAGGTCCTGCGCATTTACGAGGCGCAGGGCCTGGTTAAGACCTACGCCGTGCGCAGCGAGGTGGAGGCCGGCCACGCCGCGATGGCCCTGCGTTGGGTAACCGGCGAAAAGGCGGCGGTGGTCACCTCGATCGGTCCGGGCGCGCTGCACGCCTTCGCTTCTTCGCTGGCGGCGGCCAGCGACGGCGTCGGCGTCTGGTACCTGTTCGGCGACGAGACGACCGAGGACGAAGGTCCGAACATGCAGCAGATTCCCAAGCACGAGCAGGGCCTGTTCCACCAAATGTGCGCGACCCTCGGCGAAGCCTATTCGCTGCACACGCCGGCGGCGCTGGGCCCGGCCTTGCAGCGCGGCCTGTGCCGCGTGGACGATCCCCATTTCGCGGGGCCGTTTTTCCTGTTGCTGCCGCTCAATACCCAGCCCGCGCCCCTGGTGCATTTCAACCTCGACGAACTGCCCGCCGGGCGGCCGCCGCGCCTGGGCCCGGCGGCGGACGAAGCGGCCTACCGGGAGGCGGTCGCGGCGCTGACCGCGGCCGAGCGCGTGACGGTCAAGCTGGGCGGCGGCGCGCGCGCCGCCGGTCCCGAAATCCAGGAACTGCTCGAACTGACCGACGCCGTGGCGGTGCTCAATCCGATCGCCACGGGGACGATTCCCTACGATCATCCGCGCAACATGCTGGTCGGCGGCTCGAAAGGCTCGATCTGCGGCAACCACGCCATGGAGGAAGCCGACCTGATCGTGGCGGTGGGCACCCGCGCCGTCTGCCAGTCGGATTCCTCGCGCACCGGTTACCCGCGCGCCGCAAAGGTGATCAACCTCAACACCGATCCGCGCGCCGCGTTGCATTACACCCGAACCGTCGCGCTGGTCGGCGACGCCGCCGCCACGCTGCGACGACTGAACGAATTGCTGCGCGCCGCCGGCCGGCCGGCGAAAAAATCCAAGTGGCTGGAAGCCTGCGCCGCCAAACGCCGCGAGTGGGAAGCGTTCAAGCAAGAGCGCTTCGATCGGCCGGCGCTGTTGGACGAGATGTGGCAGGCGGAAGTGCTGACGCAGCCCGCCGCGATCAAAATCGCCACCGATTGGGCGCGCGCCCATGACGCCGTGACGTTTTTCGACGCGGGCGACGTGCAGGCCAACGGTTTCCAGATCGTCGAGGACGACCGGATCGGCCGGACCTTCACCGAAACCGGTGCCAGCTACATGGGGTTCGCGGTTTCGGCGCTCTTGTCCACGGCGCTCGCCGACCGATCGTTCTACGGGCTGGCCTTGAGCGGCGACGGCTCGTTCGTCATGAATCCGCAGATCCTGCTCGACGGCGTGGAACACGGCGCGCGCGGCTGCATTCTGCTGTTGGACAACCGACGGATGGCGGCCATTTCGTCGTTGCAGTTGGCGCAGTACGGCAAGGATTACGCGACCAACGACGCGGTGCGGGTCGATTACCGGCAATGGGCGGCGGCGATCCAAGGCGTTTTGGCGCTCGACGGAGGCCGCACGCCGGAATCGCTGCGGGCAGCGCTGGCCGAAGCCTACGCGCATCCGGGGCTTTCGTTGATCCATCTGCCGGTCTATTTCGGGCCGGACCCGCTGGGCGGCCTGGGTGCTTTCGGCCGCTGGAACGTGGGCAACTGGGTCGAGAACGTCCAGGCGTTGCGCCACAAGATCGGCTTGTAA